Part of the Labrys wisconsinensis genome, AAGTACGGCATCGAGGATTATCTCGATACCAAGTATGTGTGCGTGGGAGGGCTCGGCTGAGCCGAGGAAGGGCTTCACGCAAGGACCACGACGTCATGGACCGACCTGATCGGTCCATCCACGCGAACGCGACGACCGCCGCGTCCGGCGGCGCTCTTGCCTGTATCTGTGGCGTTCGCTGCGAGATCGGTTCGATCTCGCGGGATGGACGTGACAAGCGCGCCCATGACGTCGCGGGTGATGTCGTCCTCATCGCGAGGAAATCCGACGTTACCCCGGCAGCCGCAGCGCCTCGATCGCGGCGACGGCCGCTGCGAGCAGCCTTTCCGACGTCAGCCGGCCGGGCCTGAGCGTCGGCACGTGGATGAACAGCACCGGCGTCCGTTCGTCCGTCTCGGCCAGCGCCGTCCACAGGGCGGCGTTGCACAGATAGGTCCCGGCGTCCTTCGAGAGCCGCGCCGGCGTGCCGCTGGTCCGCACCGCCGCCAGCACCGCGGCGAGGTCGGCGCGGGAGCGCCGCTCGGCCGGGCCGCCCGGCCAGGGCACGGGCGCGCTCTGCACCACGCCCTCGGCATCGGGATGCGCGGTGGTCGCCGCGTTCACCGCGCGTGTCTCCAGCCGCAGCAGGCGCGAGCCCCGGGCCAGGCCGAACATCAGCACAGCTTCCGGCGCGAGCCGGGCGATCAGGCCGCGCAGCGCCGGGCCGGTGCCGGCCCAGGTGACGGGCAGCACATGCGGCTCGAGCGCGATGCCCGGCAGCCGCGCCGTCCGCAAGGCGCCGATCAGCGCCTCGGTCGGATTGACCGGCGCGCCGGGAAAGGCGCCGAAGCCGGTGACCAGGATGCGGCGATCGGCCATCTCATGCTCCCCATCTCAGGCTCCCATCGCGGCGGCGAGCTCGTCCGCCGCCACCAGCGGTGCCAGGCGGCCGGCGGCGACCTCGGCCTCGAGCTCGCGCAGGCGCCGGCGGATCGCCGGGTCGGTGCGCAGACGCGCCGTCAGCCGCTCCTCCAGCATCACCCGCATCCAGGTGACCTGCTGCGCCCGCCGGCGGGCCTGGAGGAGGCCGGCCGCCTCCATGCGGGCGCGATGGTCGCCGATGGTCGCCCACAGCGCCTCCAGGCCGGCGCCGGTCGCCCCCGAGACGATCGCCACCGGCACGCTCCAGGCCGGCGAGGCCGGGGCGAGGATGTGCAGCGCGGCGCGATAGTCGCCCGCCGCGGCCTGCGCCCGCGCCACGCCGTCGCCGTCGGCCTTGTTGACCGCGACGATGTCGGCGAGCTCGATCACGCCCTTTTTGATGCCCTGCAGCTCGTCGCCGGCGCCCGGCAGCATCAGGACCAGGAAGCAGTCGACCAGGTCGGCCACCGCCGTTTCCGACTGGCCGACGCCGACGGTCTCGACCAGCACCACGTCGAAGCCGGCGGCCTCGCACAGCAGCATGGCCTCGCGGGTGCGCGCCGCCACCCCGCCCAG contains:
- a CDS encoding pyroglutamyl-peptidase I family protein, which produces MADRRILVTGFGAFPGAPVNPTEALIGALRTARLPGIALEPHVLPVTWAGTGPALRGLIARLAPEAVLMFGLARGSRLLRLETRAVNAATTAHPDAEGVVQSAPVPWPGGPAERRSRADLAAVLAAVRTSGTPARLSKDAGTYLCNAALWTALAETDERTPVLFIHVPTLRPGRLTSERLLAAAVAAIEALRLPG
- the meaB gene encoding methylmalonyl Co-A mutase-associated GTPase MeaB codes for the protein MVDPRSPHGDSAAPAPMLAQRLAAGDRAALARAITLVESKKAEHRAQARELVQVLLPSTGRALRLGVTGVPGVGKSTLIDRLGSMLTARGHRVAVLAVDPSSTRSGGSILGDKTRMAALATDENAFIRPSPSAGTLGGVAARTREAMLLCEAAGFDVVLVETVGVGQSETAVADLVDCFLVLMLPGAGDELQGIKKGVIELADIVAVNKADGDGVARAQAAAGDYRAALHILAPASPAWSVPVAIVSGATGAGLEALWATIGDHRARMEAAGLLQARRRAQQVTWMRVMLEERLTARLRTDPAIRRRLRELEAEVAAGRLAPLVAADELAAAMGA